From Paenibacillus graminis, a single genomic window includes:
- a CDS encoding ATPase, T2SS/T4P/T4SS family, which yields MIEYRQEILRTEWSQAQVQREEQEPEQIHKAIWLPNPHDNRRLFSLKQSVLRTIKPGKEDFYSFLQKMKSDMNAGLEREDDGYFELNAKALTGDPQAVSFFMNEIEKYLRKTPFTGKVPEAYGTAAEALFHEWKGFGPAYRWFTDRAYSESTGLQMIGRQIFYNHRGKFVVYPYEMPSLDRVEQLKRSLLKSDPDKKLNKDNPSVEFKMDDPLWPGRFIRLAIWVSPRVWEGFTTISLRRQVVEFLDLEDQAGTECIPAEAIELIRALSGTFRNTIIAGAVGSGKTTFANTVVGEQLLGSPSCMGVVMIEKHPESILPYQIKGHRIIPIQAANEELMEVGVESLRHDPNILYMTEMRYNEWEFYLWSGEKGYDGITGTFHTVDSEDIPYQGAFAVSTRIGGSLKGHLISALKSCELVFILESVADGKKRLARISEVYYDEAANSVFANDLMRWEEEQSAWSYNDKLTANLMRKMKKKNPRASRVLLQELGHLAAQKPMAEPLKESLKSKIVLNE from the coding sequence ATGATTGAATATCGGCAAGAGATTTTACGCACGGAGTGGAGTCAGGCGCAGGTTCAGCGTGAAGAGCAAGAGCCGGAGCAGATACATAAGGCAATATGGCTGCCGAATCCACATGACAACCGCAGGCTGTTCTCTTTGAAACAAAGTGTATTGCGTACCATCAAGCCAGGCAAAGAGGATTTTTACAGCTTCCTGCAAAAAATGAAAAGCGATATGAACGCCGGACTGGAGCGGGAGGATGACGGGTACTTTGAACTTAATGCGAAGGCGCTGACCGGCGACCCGCAGGCAGTCAGCTTTTTCATGAATGAGATTGAGAAATATCTGCGCAAAACACCGTTTACCGGCAAGGTGCCGGAAGCATACGGGACAGCAGCAGAAGCGCTGTTTCACGAATGGAAGGGATTTGGGCCCGCATACCGCTGGTTTACCGACCGGGCCTATAGTGAATCTACCGGGCTGCAGATGATCGGACGGCAGATTTTTTACAATCATCGGGGGAAGTTTGTGGTGTATCCCTATGAGATGCCCTCACTGGACCGGGTGGAGCAGCTCAAACGCTCCTTGCTGAAAAGCGACCCCGATAAGAAACTCAACAAGGATAATCCTTCCGTAGAGTTCAAAATGGATGATCCGCTCTGGCCCGGCCGCTTCATCCGGCTCGCAATTTGGGTGTCTCCCAGAGTGTGGGAAGGCTTCACCACGATTTCATTGCGGCGGCAGGTAGTTGAGTTTCTGGATCTGGAGGATCAAGCCGGTACGGAATGTATTCCTGCGGAAGCCATTGAGCTGATCCGCGCCCTGTCAGGTACATTCCGCAACACCATTATTGCCGGTGCGGTCGGATCAGGAAAAACTACTTTTGCCAACACTGTTGTGGGTGAACAATTGCTTGGATCTCCTTCTTGCATGGGAGTAGTGATGATTGAAAAGCATCCGGAGTCGATTTTGCCGTATCAGATCAAAGGCCATCGGATTATTCCGATTCAGGCAGCCAACGAGGAATTGATGGAGGTCGGGGTAGAGTCGCTGCGGCATGATCCTAACATACTCTACATGACTGAAATGCGTTATAACGAATGGGAGTTTTATCTGTGGAGCGGCGAAAAAGGCTACGACGGTATTACAGGCACCTTTCATACGGTGGATTCGGAGGACATTCCTTATCAAGGAGCTTTTGCGGTATCTACGCGGATCGGCGGCAGTCTGAAAGGCCATCTGATCTCTGCGCTTAAATCCTGCGAGCTGGTATTTATTCTGGAGAGCGTAGCGGACGGGAAAAAACGGCTGGCCCGGATCTCCGAGGTGTATTATGACGAAGCAGCAAACTCCGTATTTGCCAATGACCTGATGCGCTGGGAAGAAGAACAGTCCGCCTGGAGCTATAATGACAAGCTGACGGCTAACCTTATGCGCAAGATGAAGAAAAAAAATCCGCGCGCTTCACGGGTGCTTTTGCAGGAGCTGGGACATCTGGCTGCGCAGAAACCGATGGCTGAGCCGCTGAAAGAGAGCCTCAAATCAAAGATTGTTTTGAACGAATGA